The following coding sequences are from one Rutidosis leptorrhynchoides isolate AG116_Rl617_1_P2 chromosome 11, CSIRO_AGI_Rlap_v1, whole genome shotgun sequence window:
- the LOC139877088 gene encoding L-type lectin-domain containing receptor kinase V.9-like isoform X2: MMIFLFKPYLILLLFFHCSVADDNGFNFVYKNSDDSQLTGVRQVQTDGQMVRTNETLDSGVGHTFYVRPFRFKNSSTGDAFSFSTQFVFGMIPKDPQFAFHGMTFAITPSTAVIEASSSQHLGLFNRTTDGNESNHIVALELDSFRNIELGDIDSNHIGLDINSIVSVFATTVGYYDPNGAFKNLTLASSQEIRAWIDYDGVTKHLNVTLAPIHMRKPEKPLASVQKDLSPILLQDMYVGFTSATGVLVQTFYVVAWSFQINGGLIVIAAVSIWAFVLYRRRKRKFAEVLEGWEVQYGPHRFAYKDLYTATKGFKESELLGKGGFGQVYKGVLPNIETPVAVKKIWHESGQGMKEFVAEIATIGRLRHPNLVRLLGYCRRQGELFLVYDYMPNLSLDNLLFDSKSGIILTWNQRVKIVLDVAEALTYLHEEWVEVIIHRDIKASNVLLDADLNAKLGDFGLARFGNNGTEAQTTHLAGTLGYIAPELARKGKATTATDIFAFGAFILEVVCGRRPVQVRGRNEVAILVDLVLDCWFKEELLNVVDPKLGDDYDRDELGLFLKVGLLCSHSCPSVRPSMSQVLKFLKGEESLPTDFDSVLEIREDYSGRLGDGSSSAYFSQIQYNTASAPITVSFTSSGR; this comes from the exons ATGATGATCTTCTTATTCAAACCCTATCTTATTCTGTTGCTGTTCTTCCACTGCTCAGTAGCAGATGATAACGGCTTCAATTTTGTTTATaaaaattcagacgattcacagcTCACCGGCGTTCGACAAGTCCAAACCGACGGTCAAATGGTTCGAACCAACGAGACTTTAGATTCTGGTGTCGGTCATACTTTTTACGTTCGCCCCTTCCGGTTCAAAAACTCATCCACCGGCGACGCTTTCTCATTCTCGACTCAATTTGTATTCGGAATGATACCAAAAGATCCACAATTCGCGTTTCATGGTATGACCTTCGCTATCACGCCCTCAACTGCAGTCATCGAAGCATCATCTTCTCAACATCTGGGCCTTTTTAACCGAACCACGGATGGAAACGAATCAAACCACATAGTCGCACTCGAGCTCGATTCCTTCAGGAATATTGAGCTTGGAGACATCGACAGCAATCATATCGGGTTAGATATCAATAGTATAGTATCTGTTTTCGCTACAACTGTAGGCTATTATGATCCAAATGGCGCTTTCAAGAACTTAACTTTAGCTAGTTCACAGGAGATTAGAGCTTGGATAGATTATGATGGTGTTACAAAACATTTAAATGTGACACTTGCACCAATACATATGCGAAAACCCGAAAAGCCTTTAGCTTCTGTACAAAAAGATTTATCCCCAATTTTGTTACAAGATATGTATGTGGGGTTTACTTCAGCAACTGGTGTTTTAGTCCAAACATTTTATGTTGTTGCTTGGAGTTTTCAAATCAATG GTGGACTAATTGTTATAGCAGCCGTTTCGATTTGGGCTTTCGTTTTGTATCGAAGAAGAAAACGTAAGTTTGCAGAAGTTTTAGAAGGTTGGGAGGTACAATATGGTCCCCACAGGTTTGCTTATAAAGATTTGTACACAGCAACAAAAGGGTTTAAAGAGAGTGAATTGTTAGGGAAAGGCGGTTTCGGGCAGGTTTATAAAGGTGTTTTGCCAAATATAGAAACTCCGGTTGCAGTGAAAAAGATTTGGCATGAATCGGGTCAAGGAATGAAGGAATTTGTGGCCGAAATTGCTACAATCGGGCGGTTAAGGCACCCGAATTTGGTTAGACTTCTTGGGTATTGTCGAAGACAAGGTGAATTGTTTCTTGTTTATGATTATATGCCCAATTTGAGCTTGGATAATTTGTTGTTTGATTCGAAATCCGGTATCATTTTAACGTGGAATCAACGGGTTAAGATTGTTCTAGATGTTGCAGAAGCTTTAACTTATTTGCACGAGGAATGGGTTGAGGTTATAATCCATAGGGATATTAAAGCGAGTAATGTGTTGCTAGACGCTGATTTAAATGCTAAATTAGGTGATTTTGGGCTAGCGCGGTTTGGTAACAATGGGACGGAAGCTCAAACGACCCATTTGGCCGGAACATTGGGCTACATTGCACCCGAATTAGCTAGAAAAGGGAAAGCAACAACCGCCACAGATATTTTTGCTTTCGGAGCATTTATTTTGGAGGTTGTTTGTGGTCGAAGGCCGGTGCAGGTGCGAGGGCGGAACGAAGTGGCAATTTTGGTGGATTTGGTATTGGATTGTTGGTTTAAGGAAGAGTTATTGAATGTAGTTGATCCAAAGCTCGGTGATGATTACGATAGAGATGAATTGGGTTTGTTTTTAAAGGTGGGGTTGCTTTGTTCGCATAGTTGTCCATCAGTGAGGCCGAGTATgtctcaagttttgaaatttctaaAGGGTGAAGAGTCGTTGCCTACAGATTTTGATAGCGTGTTGGAGATACGAGAGGATTACTCGGGTCGACTTGGTGATGGGTCATCGAGTGCTTACTTCTCGCAAATACAGTATAATACGGCATCAGCCCCGATCACTGTCTCGTTCACCTCATCGGGCCGTTGA
- the LOC139877088 gene encoding L-type lectin-domain containing receptor kinase V.9-like isoform X1 — MMIFLFKPYLILLLFFHCSVADDNGFNFVYKNSDDSQLTGVRQVQTDGQMVRTNETLDSGVGHTFYVRPFRFKNSSTGDAFSFSTQFVFGMIPKDPQFAFHGMTFAITPSTAVIEASSSQHLGLFNRTTDGNESNHIVALELDSFRNIELGDIDSNHIGLDINSIVSVFATTVGYYDPNGAFKNLTLASSQEIRAWIDYDGVTKHLNVTLAPIHMRKPEKPLASVQKDLSPILLQDMYVGFTSATGVLVQTFYVVAWSFQINGKAQDIDLSKLPSLPIKKKSTRHKKMILAFGFCLGGLIVIAAVSIWAFVLYRRRKRKFAEVLEGWEVQYGPHRFAYKDLYTATKGFKESELLGKGGFGQVYKGVLPNIETPVAVKKIWHESGQGMKEFVAEIATIGRLRHPNLVRLLGYCRRQGELFLVYDYMPNLSLDNLLFDSKSGIILTWNQRVKIVLDVAEALTYLHEEWVEVIIHRDIKASNVLLDADLNAKLGDFGLARFGNNGTEAQTTHLAGTLGYIAPELARKGKATTATDIFAFGAFILEVVCGRRPVQVRGRNEVAILVDLVLDCWFKEELLNVVDPKLGDDYDRDELGLFLKVGLLCSHSCPSVRPSMSQVLKFLKGEESLPTDFDSVLEIREDYSGRLGDGSSSAYFSQIQYNTASAPITVSFTSSGR, encoded by the coding sequence ATGATGATCTTCTTATTCAAACCCTATCTTATTCTGTTGCTGTTCTTCCACTGCTCAGTAGCAGATGATAACGGCTTCAATTTTGTTTATaaaaattcagacgattcacagcTCACCGGCGTTCGACAAGTCCAAACCGACGGTCAAATGGTTCGAACCAACGAGACTTTAGATTCTGGTGTCGGTCATACTTTTTACGTTCGCCCCTTCCGGTTCAAAAACTCATCCACCGGCGACGCTTTCTCATTCTCGACTCAATTTGTATTCGGAATGATACCAAAAGATCCACAATTCGCGTTTCATGGTATGACCTTCGCTATCACGCCCTCAACTGCAGTCATCGAAGCATCATCTTCTCAACATCTGGGCCTTTTTAACCGAACCACGGATGGAAACGAATCAAACCACATAGTCGCACTCGAGCTCGATTCCTTCAGGAATATTGAGCTTGGAGACATCGACAGCAATCATATCGGGTTAGATATCAATAGTATAGTATCTGTTTTCGCTACAACTGTAGGCTATTATGATCCAAATGGCGCTTTCAAGAACTTAACTTTAGCTAGTTCACAGGAGATTAGAGCTTGGATAGATTATGATGGTGTTACAAAACATTTAAATGTGACACTTGCACCAATACATATGCGAAAACCCGAAAAGCCTTTAGCTTCTGTACAAAAAGATTTATCCCCAATTTTGTTACAAGATATGTATGTGGGGTTTACTTCAGCAACTGGTGTTTTAGTCCAAACATTTTATGTTGTTGCTTGGAGTTTTCAAATCAATGGTAAAGCTCAAGATATTGATTTGTCCAAGCTCCCATCTCTGCCTATTAAGAAAAAATCAACCAGACATAAAAAAATGATTTTGGCATTTGGGTTTTGTTTAGGTGGACTAATTGTTATAGCAGCCGTTTCGATTTGGGCTTTCGTTTTGTATCGAAGAAGAAAACGTAAGTTTGCAGAAGTTTTAGAAGGTTGGGAGGTACAATATGGTCCCCACAGGTTTGCTTATAAAGATTTGTACACAGCAACAAAAGGGTTTAAAGAGAGTGAATTGTTAGGGAAAGGCGGTTTCGGGCAGGTTTATAAAGGTGTTTTGCCAAATATAGAAACTCCGGTTGCAGTGAAAAAGATTTGGCATGAATCGGGTCAAGGAATGAAGGAATTTGTGGCCGAAATTGCTACAATCGGGCGGTTAAGGCACCCGAATTTGGTTAGACTTCTTGGGTATTGTCGAAGACAAGGTGAATTGTTTCTTGTTTATGATTATATGCCCAATTTGAGCTTGGATAATTTGTTGTTTGATTCGAAATCCGGTATCATTTTAACGTGGAATCAACGGGTTAAGATTGTTCTAGATGTTGCAGAAGCTTTAACTTATTTGCACGAGGAATGGGTTGAGGTTATAATCCATAGGGATATTAAAGCGAGTAATGTGTTGCTAGACGCTGATTTAAATGCTAAATTAGGTGATTTTGGGCTAGCGCGGTTTGGTAACAATGGGACGGAAGCTCAAACGACCCATTTGGCCGGAACATTGGGCTACATTGCACCCGAATTAGCTAGAAAAGGGAAAGCAACAACCGCCACAGATATTTTTGCTTTCGGAGCATTTATTTTGGAGGTTGTTTGTGGTCGAAGGCCGGTGCAGGTGCGAGGGCGGAACGAAGTGGCAATTTTGGTGGATTTGGTATTGGATTGTTGGTTTAAGGAAGAGTTATTGAATGTAGTTGATCCAAAGCTCGGTGATGATTACGATAGAGATGAATTGGGTTTGTTTTTAAAGGTGGGGTTGCTTTGTTCGCATAGTTGTCCATCAGTGAGGCCGAGTATgtctcaagttttgaaatttctaaAGGGTGAAGAGTCGTTGCCTACAGATTTTGATAGCGTGTTGGAGATACGAGAGGATTACTCGGGTCGACTTGGTGATGGGTCATCGAGTGCTTACTTCTCGCAAATACAGTATAATACGGCATCAGCCCCGATCACTGTCTCGTTCACCTCATCGGGCCGTTGA